Proteins from a genomic interval of Triplophysa dalaica isolate WHDGS20190420 chromosome 13, ASM1584641v1, whole genome shotgun sequence:
- the dsc2l gene encoding desmocollin 2-like protein: MYRHAVLCFCLAVSVLFPCSESCELSPIHALVPKQLPAGYIISEQLNLQGCGLRQVAFTSSDPDFAVNTDGTIITLRGMVIATKRFAVHVKDESGFDWRVDVILTCKDKASQKSGNVVHRRIKRRWRPLPFDIVENDSPPFPKYLETISSASSVNHTVYYEISGQGVTTDPVGLFTLDKDTGTIHVTRAVDREQYPQFVFKAQVFDKRTHIETDAYLPITVNVVDKNDNVPEFVGMRVFTLQERSNAGTIIGRVNATDRDLAKTSHTFIKYTLLNATDMFSIDGFTGVLTVKSNNLDREAQEKVFVGIEIRDMGGAPDGLSNVGTIVVTLTDINDNPPTFKEKLYKGQVMENQQNVLVLRIPVEDKDMINTPNWKALYEVTRGNRSGNYRMETDPKTNEGLLYLIKPLDYEKTPVVKLEVTARNEAPLVGTSATWQSVPVELTVGDEDEGPEFSPNILYLKVKENLPNGTLIGTYKALDPENKNSNGIKYYKLTDPGNWITVVESTGDLKVANTIDRESPLVSNDRYNISIKAVDESKKTGNGMVILQIEDVNDNKPVITNSDLIMCNRGDTLSSVLVEAVDADQSPYSTPFIFKLGEKDDGKWTLKDASSSSVVLEQAVNMPNGLYTVTLLVKDLQGLGEEKTVNVRVCSCEREVDGVGECGARSASSSLGSWGILALVLSGLLLLLLCLLLIFFCNTKSEKFAINDETGSGGMLLKSNTEAPGEEVKDIFSVTDGLDGLDNGMDRDTKNVGDSRSNQKYFQDGGVYNTTTQDFATVNYTLPGNHNGSLYANNTYQKYGNVNTLDTWRSNKNYLDRKLAYFGEEEDGRYADDQLKTYGNEGMGSPAGSVGCCSNLGERETMDFLNTLGPKFRPLADVCYTTTNTKI, translated from the exons ATGTACCGACACGCTGTTCTCTGCTTCTGTCTGGCTGTTTCG gtGCTGTTTCCATGCAGCGAGTCGTGTGAGCTGAGCCCTATTCACGCTCTTGTGCCGAAGCAACTACCTGCCGGTTATATTATCTCGGAACAAT TAAATCTCCAAGGTTGTGGGCTCAGACAAGTGGCCTTCACTTCGAGCGACCCTGACTTTGCTGTAAACACAGATGGCACCATCATCACACTCCGTGGTATGGTGATCGCCACAAAACGCTTTGCTGTACATGTGAAGGATGAGAGTGGTTTTGATTGGAGGGTGGATGTTATTCTAACATGTAAAGATAAG GCCTCACAGAAATCTGGCAACGTGGTTCACAGGCGTATCAAGAGAAGATGGAGGCCTTTGCCTTTTGATATTGTTGAAAATGACAGTCCTCCTTTCCCAAAGTATCTGGAGACG ATTTCGTCTGCCTCTTCGGTAAACCACACTGTGTATTATGAGATCAGTGGGCAAGGTGTTACTACAGACCCTGTTGGTCTCTTTACGTTGGACAAGGACACTGGCACGATTCATGTGACCAGGGCCGTTGACCGTGAACAGTATCCACAGTTTGTA TTTAAGGCCCAAGTGTTTGACAAAAGGACCCACATCGAAACAGATGCATATCTCCCAATCACTGTTAATGTAGTGGATAAGAATGACAACGTCCCTGAGTTTGTCGGAATGCGGGTTTTCACCCTGCAAGAACGCTCCAATGCag gtACTATCATAGGAAGAGTAAATGCCACAGACAGAGATCTGGCCAAAACCTCTCATACTTTCATAAAGTACACTCTTCTCAACGCTACCGACATGTTCTCCATTGATGGTTTTACCGGAGTATTAACTGTTAAATCCAACAACCTAGACAGAGAG GCTCAGGAGAAAGTCTTTGTTGGCATTGAGATAAGAGATATGGGCGGCGCTCCAGATGGACTTTCCAATGTGGGGACCATCGTGGTTACTCTCACAGATATTAATGATAACCCTCCCACTTTTAAAGAGAAGTTG TATAAGGGTCAGGTGATGGAGAACCAGCAAAATGTGCTAGTTCTTAGGATCCCTGTCGAGGATAAGGACATGATAAACACCCCCAACTGGAAGGCCCTGTATGAGGTCACCAGGGGAAACAGGAGCGGGAACTATAGGATGGAGACTGACCCCAAAACCAACGAGGGGCTTCTGTATCTCATAAAG CCATTGGATTATGAAAAAACTCCCGTGGTGAAGCTTGAGGTAACTGCCCGTAATGAAGCTCCATTGGTTGGGACTTCAGCCACCTGGCAATCTGTGCCGGTGGAGCTCACTGTAGGAGATGAGGATGAGGGTCCGGAGTTCTCCCCCAACATTCTATATCTCAAGGTCAAGGAGAACCTTCCGAATGGAACCCTTATTGGAACGTATAAAGCTTTGGACCCAGAGAACAAAAACAGCAATGGAATAAA GTACTATAAGTTGACCGACCCTGGAAACTGGATCACAGTGGTTGAGAGCACTGGAGATCTGAAAGTTGCCAATACCATAGACCGCGAATCACCTTTGGTCTCCAATGATCGTTACAACATAAGCATCAAAGCAGTGGATGAAA GTAAGAAGACCGGAAATGGGATGGTTATACTCCAGATTGAAGACGTGAATGATAACAAGCCAGTTATTACAAATTCGGATCTGATCATGTGTAATCGGGGTGATACGCTGAGCTCGGTTCTAGTCGAGGCTGTGGACGCAGATCAGTCACCATACTCGActccattcatttttaaactcgGAGAAAAGGATGATGGGAAATGGACACTGAAGGATGCCTCAA GTTCCTCTGTGGTGCTGGAACAGGCTGTAAACATGCCCAACGGTCTGTACACTGTAACGCTTTTAGTAAAAGATCTGCAGGGATTAGGGGAGGAGAAGACTGTGAATGTGCGAGTTTGCTCCTGTGAGAGGGAGGTAGATGGGGTTGGAGAGTGCGGAGCTCGAAGTGCCTCATCCTCTTTGGGCAGCTGGGGCATCCTCGCTTTAGTCCTGTCTggcctgctgctgctgctgttgt GTTTGTTGCTAATCTTCTTCTGCAACACTAAGAGTGAGAAGTTTGCCATAAATGATGAAACAGGAAGTGGTGGAATGCTGCTTAAATCCAACACGGAGGCTCCTGGTGAAGAAGTG AAAGATATCTTTTCGGTGACTGATGGATTGGACGGGTTGGACAATGGCATGGATAGGGATACTAAGAATGTGGGTGATAGTCGCTCAAATCAGAAGTATTTCCAGGACGGAGGCGTCTACAACACCACGACTCAGGATTTTGCGACAGTGAATTACACCTTACCTGGAAATCATAATGGCAGTCTCTATGCCAACAACACGTACCAGAAGTATGGAAACGTGAACACTCTCGACACGTGGAGATCGAATAAAAATTACCTGGACAGG AAACTGGCTTACTTTGGAGAAGAGGAGGACGGGCGGTATGCAGATGATCAGCTGAAGACTTATGGGAATGAAGGGATGGGCTCTCCTGCCGGTTCTGTAGGATGTTGTAGCAACCTGGGTGAACGTGAAACCATGGACTTTTTGAACACTCTCGGACCCAAGTTTAGACCACTGGCTGACGTCTGCTACACGACAACTAATACCAAGATATGA
- the si:dkey-5n18.1 gene encoding complement C1q-like protein 3, whose product MTKHWLVALLAVLFLTKAGICGTSGENQLGSCRIVCDPSTDRSTDRSNGLVIPLASSGVGPPGPAGPPGKTGPPGLPGPMGKSGITNGGVAFYASMKDEFENNAVLKFTDVITNLGGGYDSSTGTFTCKTPGAYYFIFHIVKSGQSLRVDLVLNDQLVVATAIAVDVLHTDTASNSAVVQLKDGDRVYVRLNNSILSKKQLADRLSTFSGYLV is encoded by the exons ATGACCAAACACTGGTTAGTAGCTCTCTTAGCAGTTTTGTTTTTGACTAAAGCAGGTATCTGTGGGACCAGTGGTGAAAACCAACTGGGATCCTGCAGGATTGTGTGTGACCCCTCCACAGACCGCTCAACTGACCGTAGCAATGGCTTGGTTATCCCTCTTGCCTCTTCTGGAGTTGGACCTCCTGGTCCAGCGGGGCCTCCAGGTAAAACAGGCCCTCCCGGCTTACCTGGACCTATGGGTAAGAGCGGCATAACAAATGGAGGTGTGGCATTTTACGCTTCAATGAAGGATGAATTCGAAAACAATGCAGTGCTGAAATTTACTGATGTGATAACTAATCTGGGAGGTGGTTATGATTCCTCTACTGGGACGTTCACCTGTAAAACACCAGGAGCGTACTACTTCATCTTTCACATTGTGAAGAGTGGGCAAAGTCTACGAGTGGACTTGGTTCTTAATGATCAATTG GTTGTGGCCACTGCAATAGCTGTGGACGTCCTTCATACCGACACGGCAAGCAACAGTGCAGTCGTGCAGCTGAAAGATGGAGACCGGGTCTATGTCCGTCTGAACAACAGTATCCTAAGCAAGAAACAATTAGCAGACCGCTTAAGTACTTTCTCTGGTTACTTAGTGTGA